A stretch of the Sphingobacterium thalpophilum genome encodes the following:
- a CDS encoding L-threonylcarbamoyladenylate synthase: MLIKIYNDNPNPKAIAQAVEILRRGGVIIYPTDTVYGIGCDITQQKAIERVCEIRGLKPEKANLSFICYDLTDISQYTKSFDTTVFRVLKKALPGPFTFIFNATTKVPKLLSSKKKTVGIRVPDNNIVREIVKQLGNPIVTASIHDEDEIIEYSTDPELIHEKYQDLVDAVIDGGYGDNVASTVVDVTDGDFEIIREGKGDLEQYL; encoded by the coding sequence ATGCTGATCAAAATATATAACGATAACCCTAATCCAAAAGCCATTGCACAGGCGGTCGAAATTCTCCGGCGCGGTGGCGTGATCATTTATCCCACCGATACGGTCTACGGAATTGGCTGCGACATCACTCAACAGAAAGCCATCGAACGCGTTTGTGAGATTAGAGGCCTAAAACCGGAGAAAGCCAATCTGTCCTTTATCTGCTATGACCTGACGGATATTTCGCAGTACACAAAATCTTTCGACACGACGGTATTTCGGGTATTGAAAAAAGCACTTCCAGGACCTTTTACCTTTATCTTTAATGCAACGACCAAGGTTCCGAAACTGCTAAGTTCAAAAAAGAAAACTGTTGGTATCCGGGTGCCGGACAATAATATCGTCCGTGAGATTGTGAAACAGCTGGGCAACCCGATTGTTACAGCCTCCATCCATGACGAGGATGAAATCATAGAATATTCAACAGATCCGGAATTGATCCATGAGAAATACCAAGATCTCGTGGATGCAGTCATCGATGGCGGTTATGGAGATAACGTAGCCTCTACCGTTGTGGATGTCACCGACGGTGACTTCGAGATTATCCGTGAAGGAAAAGGTGACTTAGAACAGTATCTCTAA
- a CDS encoding DUF721 domain-containing protein, with protein MYNKPKKNGLEFIRSSDDMTIKQGVERLLEAYKLRRKFDETSIASVWPQLIGKAIANRTQQLYVRDKKLFVRVESAVIKNELALMRRQILGRVNEYVGHVIIEEVVIL; from the coding sequence ATGTATAATAAACCAAAAAAAAATGGGTTAGAATTTATCCGGTCTAGCGATGATATGACCATTAAGCAGGGCGTGGAGCGACTCCTTGAAGCCTATAAGCTGCGTCGAAAATTTGACGAAACCTCCATTGCATCGGTATGGCCTCAACTGATAGGCAAAGCGATCGCCAACCGCACGCAGCAGCTGTATGTGCGCGATAAAAAGCTCTTTGTGCGCGTAGAGTCTGCCGTGATCAAAAATGAACTCGCCTTGATGCGAAGACAGATCCTTGGCCGCGTAAATGAATATGTAGGCCATGTAATCATTGAGGAAGTGGTCATTTTATAG
- the recF gene encoding DNA replication/repair protein RecF (All proteins in this family for which functions are known are DNA-binding proteins that assist the filamentation of RecA onto DNA for the initiation of recombination or recombinational repair.) — protein MWLKQLSVLNFKNYSESFLEFLPGVNAFTGNNGVGKTNLLDAIHYLSLCKSYFNPIDSQHIKTGNDWFMVQGEFDKESSSDVISCSLKKNQKKQFKKNKKDYLRLADHIGLFPLVMISPNDSIIVTDGSEERRKFVDNVISQTDNRYLDTLIAYNKYLVQRNSLLKQARQTSVLDLGLVEILNFQLEEVGNIIFQKRRSFMEEFQPEFDRHYRFLTEAAESVQLEYESPLMTDSFINILEKNLERDRILERTTQGIHKDDLKFTIHGGMPLKKFGSQGQQKSFLIALKLAQYSYLQQKKGFKPLLLLDDIFDKLDDRRTRKLMQMVSEDDFGQIFLTDTDSKRIQRIFDEINRPVRIFDIEGGQVNV, from the coding sequence ATGTGGCTCAAGCAACTTTCTGTTCTAAACTTTAAAAATTACTCAGAATCGTTTTTGGAATTCCTTCCCGGGGTGAATGCTTTTACCGGCAATAATGGGGTCGGAAAAACCAATCTCCTGGACGCAATCCATTACCTATCTCTTTGTAAAAGTTATTTTAATCCGATCGATTCCCAGCACATCAAAACTGGAAATGACTGGTTTATGGTGCAGGGTGAATTTGATAAAGAATCCAGCTCCGATGTCATATCCTGTAGCCTAAAAAAGAATCAGAAGAAACAGTTCAAAAAGAATAAAAAAGATTATCTACGTTTGGCGGATCATATTGGGTTATTTCCCTTGGTAATGATATCGCCCAACGACAGTATTATCGTGACGGATGGTAGTGAAGAACGACGGAAGTTTGTCGATAACGTCATCTCACAGACGGACAACAGATATCTGGATACACTGATCGCTTATAATAAGTATCTCGTTCAACGCAACAGCCTGCTGAAGCAGGCACGTCAAACCAGCGTATTGGATCTGGGCTTAGTCGAAATCCTCAATTTTCAGCTTGAAGAGGTAGGCAATATTATTTTTCAGAAGAGAAGGTCGTTCATGGAAGAATTTCAGCCCGAATTTGACCGGCATTATCGGTTTCTGACGGAGGCGGCGGAATCTGTGCAACTGGAATATGAGTCACCACTTATGACCGACTCATTTATCAATATTCTTGAAAAAAATCTCGAACGTGACCGTATTCTCGAACGTACCACTCAGGGAATTCATAAAGATGACCTGAAATTTACCATCCATGGTGGCATGCCGCTGAAAAAATTTGGTTCTCAAGGCCAGCAAAAATCGTTTTTGATTGCGTTAAAGCTTGCCCAATATTCCTATTTACAACAAAAAAAAGGATTTAAGCCTCTCTTGCTATTGGATGATATCTTTGACAAGCTGGATGACCGCCGCACCCGCAAGCTCATGCAGATGGTCTCCGAGGATGATTTCGGGCAAATTTTTCTGACGGATACCGACTCCAAAAGAATTCAGCGAATCTTTGATGAAATCAATCGTCCTGTTCGTATATTTGACATCGAAGGAGGACAAGTGAATGTATAA
- a CDS encoding DUF4834 family protein, producing the protein MAFLKFIFVTIAVYFIVRYLFRLFLPFAMRKAAEKLMKKAQQQGGAYSSQGQGSTFYYEFRGQTQQESKRPQSEGKIQVDYIPPKETPERKGTETAGEFVDFEEIK; encoded by the coding sequence ATGGCATTTTTGAAATTTATATTTGTTACAATCGCTGTTTACTTTATAGTAAGGTATTTATTTAGATTATTCTTACCATTCGCCATGCGCAAGGCAGCTGAAAAGCTGATGAAGAAAGCGCAGCAGCAGGGGGGAGCATATAGCAGCCAAGGTCAGGGCAGCACTTTTTATTATGAATTTAGGGGGCAGACTCAGCAGGAAAGTAAACGACCACAATCAGAAGGGAAAATCCAGGTGGATTATATACCACCGAAAGAAACTCCCGAACGTAAAGGAACGGAGACTGCCGGCGAGTTTGTGGATTTTGAGGAAATAAAATAA
- the tilS gene encoding tRNA lysidine(34) synthetase TilS: MNVLERLMGYIEKEHLMMPHEKILLTVSGGKDSMLMAHLFTKAGFHIAIAHCNFQLRGEDSDLDEALVRGFAKEHGIPIYVNHFETKAYAKERQISIQMAARELRYTWFEQLRRELQFDRIAVAQHLNDHIETVLLNLSRGTGLQGLQGILPLRDRIIRPLLFLKASEIEHYVNEYGIAYRDDQSNFSTKYARNKIRIDIIPHFKKLQPDFEAVFEQNITHFKESYQLLQQFVDPIRKKLFLPTAEGWLVRKEDLEEYLHNLPLLYELFSAFNFSKTVLADLQAAWTKESGRVFQSDCYHMLLDREDLFIRKKEFISSDEALITSETATVEWKQYCFHASISNDLAIIRAKNVAKFDYDLLVFPLTVRSWKIGDSFYPLGMEGRKKLSDFFINKKISLFEKENIPILVNGNGDILWVANYRMDNRYKITANTKKVLTLVCDLNTHI, translated from the coding sequence ATGAATGTGCTGGAAAGATTAATGGGCTATATCGAAAAGGAGCATTTAATGATGCCTCATGAGAAAATATTGCTCACCGTAAGTGGCGGTAAGGATTCGATGCTGATGGCACATTTATTTACGAAAGCAGGTTTTCACATTGCCATTGCCCATTGCAATTTTCAATTGCGGGGTGAAGATTCTGATTTGGATGAGGCGTTGGTCCGCGGGTTTGCCAAGGAACATGGTATTCCAATATATGTCAACCATTTTGAGACGAAAGCCTATGCCAAGGAAAGACAGATTTCGATTCAGATGGCGGCACGGGAGCTGCGCTACACTTGGTTCGAACAGCTTCGACGCGAACTTCAGTTTGACCGGATTGCTGTTGCCCAGCATCTCAACGATCACATCGAAACGGTTTTATTGAATCTTTCACGTGGAACTGGCTTACAGGGACTTCAGGGGATCTTGCCCTTACGGGATCGCATAATCCGGCCTTTGTTATTTTTAAAGGCCAGCGAAATCGAGCATTATGTCAATGAGTACGGTATTGCCTATCGCGATGATCAGTCCAACTTTTCCACAAAGTATGCCCGAAATAAAATACGGATTGATATCATTCCACATTTCAAAAAACTACAGCCTGATTTTGAGGCGGTATTTGAACAGAATATCACTCACTTTAAAGAATCTTATCAGCTGCTGCAGCAGTTTGTTGACCCTATTCGGAAAAAGCTTTTTTTGCCTACTGCAGAAGGTTGGCTTGTGCGGAAGGAAGACCTGGAGGAATACCTTCACAACTTACCCCTATTGTATGAGCTTTTCTCGGCTTTTAATTTTTCCAAGACTGTGCTGGCCGACCTGCAGGCTGCCTGGACAAAAGAATCGGGACGGGTGTTTCAGTCTGATTGTTATCACATGCTACTGGACAGAGAAGATCTTTTTATACGGAAGAAGGAGTTTATATCTTCTGACGAAGCATTGATCACTTCGGAGACGGCCACAGTAGAGTGGAAGCAATATTGCTTCCATGCCAGTATATCAAATGATCTTGCAATCATCAGGGCAAAGAATGTGGCAAAGTTTGATTATGATCTGCTGGTATTTCCCCTGACAGTCCGTTCATGGAAGATCGGAGACAGCTTTTACCCACTGGGCATGGAAGGCCGGAAAAAATTGAGCGATTTCTTTATCAACAAAAAAATAAGTCTTTTTGAAAAGGAAAATATTCCAATCCTAGTCAATGGAAATGGGGATATTCTTTGGGTCGCCAATTATCGTATGGACAATCGCTATAAGATTACCGCCAATACAAAAAAAGTCCTTACTTTAGTCTGTGATCTCAATACCCATATCTGA
- a CDS encoding OstA-like protein, whose amino-acid sequence MKSNKVAIKIHIFALVKQYIFTLIVFILTGFAARAQKQDELRLLSSSYSVFNSKTGNAMFYRPVYEHLGSTLSSDSGYLHNDKIGRQFFEAYGNVIITQPDGTQIFSNKLHYEAAMQLATLTGTVRMVSANGSTLTTDHLVYNMRSKIGNYYSGGRILSGSDTITSQRATYFENTGESYFNQKVVVRSTNVKVYTDSMKYNGNTRITEFYGPTNIKGNKGENLYTEKGRYHMATGQAYFSKNNLYTEGTKFLKGDSLFYDRQGGIGKAVKNVVFVDTLDKFYAYGGYGLYNSKSESITMTDKPLVVSVVKKDSSQKDNTGSPFSPVQQKADTTEKKEIKANKKSEKEPQQNKEADRKTAAPQTAATDKTKGTVPRENDLPESSQMDSVFMTADTLFSQLILRKNYIARDFKLDREGGAIEDDDEVDYGESDSTMTGTDSIGIKNIADSLQKSTDTLLKKELKRPAIEKTDKKTPDTITAGKTRAPKKTPVVAGDQNRIEIEKNLKADSVLRRRAVIPKGGESDKLMGDALKNAQAGQRDSVPQDTAKTRIIKAYYNARLFKSDLQAVADSMYYGMQDSMFRLMGKPMMWAENSQISADTIFLQIKNQKLDNSLLVGNAFMVNATSDSLKFNQIKGRKITSFFTNNRMERLFVDGNAENIFYNIDEKTNIATELVHDRSSRFKILMEDNKLKEYVSIRKVDGKVYPIAEVTADKEFLPNFIWRPEDRPKSKEDLLNRKRDLSKASFTVPTEKEGQDGGNSKAEQQGGVKAGGSASENKASKTTTEAPKPANAMDKTPAKPAETVNKPSKNLTAKDSVTTRPAVVPVKADKLGDDKPKETK is encoded by the coding sequence GTGAAATCCAATAAAGTAGCCATTAAAATCCATATTTTTGCCCTTGTGAAACAATACATTTTTACCCTTATTGTATTTATTTTAACAGGCTTTGCGGCGCGGGCGCAAAAGCAGGACGAATTGCGTCTGCTATCATCTTCCTATAGCGTATTCAATTCCAAAACAGGCAATGCCATGTTTTACCGCCCTGTCTATGAGCACCTGGGCTCCACGTTATCTTCCGATAGCGGTTACCTGCACAACGATAAAATCGGCCGGCAATTTTTCGAAGCCTATGGCAATGTGATTATCACTCAACCAGACGGCACCCAAATATTTTCCAACAAATTGCATTACGAGGCCGCCATGCAGCTCGCAACCTTGACAGGGACAGTGCGCATGGTCAGCGCCAATGGATCCACATTGACGACCGATCACCTAGTTTATAATATGCGAAGCAAAATCGGAAACTACTATAGCGGCGGCCGGATCCTGTCGGGGAGCGACACCATCACCAGCCAACGTGCTACTTATTTCGAAAATACAGGTGAGTCATATTTCAATCAGAAAGTAGTCGTCCGGTCTACCAATGTCAAAGTATACACTGACTCGATGAAATATAACGGCAACACCCGCATTACCGAATTCTATGGCCCGACCAACATAAAGGGTAATAAAGGCGAAAACTTATATACGGAAAAGGGACGTTACCATATGGCTACTGGCCAAGCTTATTTTTCGAAAAACAATCTTTATACTGAAGGAACTAAATTTCTGAAAGGCGACAGCCTTTTTTATGACCGCCAGGGCGGCATTGGAAAAGCGGTCAAGAACGTGGTCTTTGTAGACACGTTGGACAAGTTTTATGCTTATGGTGGCTATGGTCTCTATAATAGCAAAAGTGAATCCATCACGATGACCGACAAGCCGCTGGTGGTCTCTGTTGTCAAAAAAGATTCGTCCCAAAAGGATAACACTGGATCCCCGTTTTCTCCTGTACAGCAAAAAGCGGACACCACGGAAAAAAAAGAAATCAAAGCGAACAAAAAATCGGAAAAGGAACCTCAGCAGAATAAAGAAGCAGATCGCAAAACCGCAGCACCCCAGACGGCGGCTACTGACAAAACGAAAGGCACTGTTCCACGAGAAAATGATCTACCTGAAAGTTCCCAGATGGATTCGGTTTTCATGACCGCTGACACCTTATTCTCCCAGCTGATTTTGCGGAAGAACTATATTGCCCGCGATTTTAAACTGGACCGCGAAGGCGGAGCCATCGAAGACGACGATGAGGTCGACTACGGCGAAAGTGACTCCACAATGACCGGTACCGATTCGATCGGCATCAAAAATATCGCCGATAGCCTCCAAAAAAGTACAGATACCCTACTTAAAAAGGAGCTGAAAAGGCCTGCTATCGAAAAAACTGACAAAAAAACACCCGATACGATCACGGCAGGCAAAACTCGTGCTCCGAAAAAAACACCCGTAGTGGCAGGCGACCAAAACCGGATCGAGATTGAGAAAAATTTGAAAGCCGACAGCGTACTGCGCCGGAGAGCTGTAATCCCCAAAGGAGGCGAGTCCGACAAGTTAATGGGTGATGCCTTAAAAAATGCGCAAGCGGGACAACGCGATTCTGTTCCTCAGGATACCGCCAAGACAAGGATCATAAAAGCTTACTACAACGCAAGGCTATTTAAATCTGACCTTCAGGCTGTAGCCGATTCCATGTACTATGGTATGCAGGACTCCATGTTCAGACTAATGGGTAAACCGATGATGTGGGCTGAAAATTCACAGATTTCAGCCGACACGATATTCCTGCAAATAAAAAATCAGAAACTGGACAATTCCCTTCTGGTCGGAAATGCGTTTATGGTCAATGCGACCAGCGACTCTCTGAAGTTTAATCAGATCAAAGGAAGAAAGATCACCAGTTTCTTTACCAACAACCGTATGGAGCGGCTATTTGTAGATGGCAATGCCGAAAATATTTTCTACAATATCGACGAAAAAACGAATATTGCGACTGAGCTGGTCCATGATCGAAGCAGCCGGTTTAAGATCCTGATGGAGGACAATAAGCTCAAGGAATATGTTTCTATCCGGAAAGTGGACGGAAAGGTCTATCCGATCGCCGAAGTCACTGCCGACAAAGAGTTCCTGCCCAACTTCATCTGGCGGCCGGAAGATCGTCCCAAATCAAAAGAAGATCTTTTAAATAGAAAACGGGATCTCTCAAAAGCGTCCTTTACAGTTCCTACTGAAAAAGAGGGACAAGACGGTGGTAATAGTAAAGCTGAGCAGCAGGGCGGAGTCAAGGCTGGCGGCAGCGCAAGCGAGAATAAAGCCAGCAAAACAACAACAGAAGCCCCAAAACCAGCGAACGCAATGGACAAAACGCCGGCAAAGCCAGCTGAAACAGTGAATAAGCCCTCAAAAAACCTCACGGCCAAAGATTCTGTAACTACCCGCCCCGCGGTCGTACCAGTCAAAGCTGATAAGCTAGGCGACGACAAACCGAAAGAAACAAAATAA
- a CDS encoding non-canonical purine NTP diphosphatase: MLELVFATNNAHKLEEVQAIVGNAFTIKSLNDIDCHDDIPETGKTFEENAQQKTDYLVNKYGLYCFGDDSGLEIDALNGEPGVYSARYSGSRNMEKNIDLVLEKLGDNPNRKARFKTVISLYLNEKQHFFEGSIEGRIVDGRRGSDGFGYDPIFIPEGYDRTFAEMSAVEKNAISHRAIAVGKLADFLKTI, encoded by the coding sequence ATGCTAGAACTTGTGTTTGCCACCAACAATGCCCATAAACTGGAAGAAGTGCAGGCAATCGTAGGCAATGCTTTTACGATTAAAAGCCTGAATGATATCGACTGCCACGATGATATTCCTGAAACCGGAAAGACTTTTGAAGAAAATGCCCAGCAAAAAACAGATTATTTGGTCAACAAATATGGTCTTTATTGCTTTGGCGATGATTCGGGTCTCGAGATTGATGCCCTAAACGGAGAGCCAGGGGTCTATTCCGCCCGTTATTCGGGTTCGCGCAATATGGAAAAGAATATTGATCTTGTGCTCGAAAAACTCGGCGATAACCCCAATCGCAAAGCACGGTTCAAAACGGTGATTTCGCTGTATCTCAATGAAAAGCAGCATTTTTTTGAGGGGAGTATTGAAGGCAGGATCGTCGACGGCCGACGCGGTTCAGACGGCTTTGGTTACGACCCCATTTTTATTCCGGAAGGTTATGACAGGACATTTGCGGAGATGAGTGCTGTAGAAAAAAATGCCATTAGCCATCGAGCGATAGCCGTCGGTAAGCTAGCCGATTTCCTGAAGACGATATAA
- a CDS encoding deoxyhypusine synthase family protein — MSTQKGPISQFIEHNYRHFNAAALVDAAKGYEEHLLDGGKMLISLGGAMSTAELGVSLAEMIRQDKVHFISCTGANLEEDVMNLVAHSHYKRIPNYRDLTAEQERELLDNHYNRVTDTCIPEEEAFRRLQKHLEDVWHAAEAKGERYLPHEFLYQVVNSGVLEQYYEIDPKDSWIVAAAEKNLPIVCPGWEDSTTGNIFASNVIKGKLKASTVKSGIEYMVYLTEWYRNNSGGKGVGFFQIAGGISGDFPICVVPMMYQDLEWEEVPFWAYFCQISDSTTSYGSYSGAVPNEKITWGKLDVDTPKFIVESDATIVAPLIFSYILGH; from the coding sequence ATGAGTACTCAAAAAGGACCTATTTCTCAATTTATTGAGCATAATTACCGTCACTTTAACGCTGCAGCATTGGTAGATGCTGCGAAAGGTTACGAGGAGCATCTTTTGGATGGTGGAAAAATGTTGATCTCCCTGGGTGGAGCAATGTCAACTGCCGAATTGGGTGTTTCCTTGGCAGAAATGATTCGTCAGGATAAAGTACATTTTATTTCATGTACTGGCGCCAATTTGGAAGAAGATGTGATGAACCTTGTTGCGCACTCGCATTACAAAAGAATCCCAAACTATAGAGATCTGACTGCAGAGCAGGAAAGAGAATTGCTGGATAATCATTATAACCGTGTCACAGACACCTGTATACCAGAAGAAGAGGCTTTTCGCCGTTTGCAGAAACATCTTGAGGATGTATGGCATGCCGCTGAAGCAAAAGGAGAACGCTATTTGCCACACGAATTCCTTTATCAGGTTGTTAATTCCGGTGTGTTGGAGCAATACTATGAAATTGATCCGAAAGATTCATGGATTGTTGCAGCTGCCGAGAAAAACTTGCCTATCGTCTGTCCGGGATGGGAAGATTCCACCACCGGTAATATCTTTGCTTCAAATGTCATCAAAGGTAAGTTAAAGGCAAGCACCGTTAAATCCGGTATCGAATACATGGTATATCTGACAGAGTGGTACCGCAATAATTCAGGGGGCAAAGGGGTAGGGTTCTTCCAGATTGCTGGGGGTATCTCCGGAGATTTTCCGATTTGTGTTGTACCAATGATGTATCAGGATCTGGAATGGGAAGAAGTACCTTTCTGGGCTTATTTCTGCCAAATTTCGGATTCCACAACTTCTTATGGTTCGTACTCAGGTGCAGTACCTAATGAAAAAATCACCTGGGGAAAATTGGATGTCGATACACCGAAATTCATCGTCGAGTCTGATGCAACGATCGTCGCGCCGCTGATTTTCTCTTACATCTTAGGACATTAA
- a CDS encoding mandelate racemase/muconate lactonizing enzyme family protein produces the protein MKITAIDIYRLSIPMEPFVIATGTMDYAQNTFIRIHTDTAIYGVGECSAFPMIVGETQDTCLVLARDFAQIWKGKDPLAISERLAELDLYIAGNRTIKSAFDMALHDLAAKHAGLPLYKYLKGSRREITTDITLGIAGPEEMALKARRLQDEGAVMLKVKLGKDPSRDVARIREIRKAVGFEMPIRIDANQGWSYEDALEALKGLEPFKIQFCEQPMRTWNDALLPQLRSETIVPLMADESVYSHHDAERLCKADACDYINIKFSKSGGIQEALKINQVAEEYGIACMIGGMLESRLALAAKVHFAYAAPNVKFFDLDTCMVGHLEDPVIGGIQYEGYKIHIADEPGIGADISSSFLDKCERWTV, from the coding sequence ATGAAAATAACAGCAATTGATATCTATAGATTGAGCATCCCTATGGAGCCCTTTGTAATTGCGACGGGGACGATGGATTACGCGCAGAACACGTTCATCCGTATACATACAGACACCGCTATCTATGGGGTCGGCGAATGCTCGGCTTTTCCAATGATTGTGGGCGAGACACAGGATACCTGTCTGGTTCTGGCCCGCGACTTTGCGCAGATCTGGAAAGGAAAGGACCCTTTGGCGATTTCCGAAAGGCTCGCGGAACTGGATCTTTACATTGCCGGCAACCGGACGATCAAATCTGCTTTTGATATGGCTCTACATGATCTGGCCGCAAAGCATGCGGGGCTTCCGTTGTATAAGTATTTAAAAGGTAGCCGCCGGGAGATCACCACGGATATTACCCTAGGAATCGCAGGTCCGGAAGAAATGGCGCTAAAAGCGCGGCGTCTGCAGGATGAAGGTGCCGTGATGTTGAAGGTCAAGCTGGGTAAAGATCCGAGCAGAGATGTGGCACGTATTCGTGAGATCCGCAAAGCTGTGGGGTTCGAGATGCCTATCCGAATCGACGCCAATCAGGGCTGGTCCTATGAAGATGCGTTGGAAGCCCTGAAAGGCCTGGAACCGTTTAAAATCCAGTTTTGTGAACAACCGATGCGTACATGGAACGACGCACTGCTTCCACAGCTTAGATCAGAAACGATTGTCCCACTTATGGCCGACGAATCGGTGTACTCGCATCATGATGCCGAACGTCTCTGCAAAGCCGATGCCTGTGATTACATCAATATTAAGTTTTCAAAATCTGGCGGGATACAGGAAGCTCTAAAAATTAATCAGGTGGCTGAGGAGTATGGGATCGCCTGCATGATCGGTGGCATGCTGGAGTCCCGCTTGGCTCTGGCCGCCAAAGTACACTTTGCCTATGCAGCTCCGAATGTCAAGTTCTTTGACCTGGACACCTGTATGGTAGGACACCTCGAAGATCCTGTTATCGGAGGCATACAATATGAGGGGTATAAAATCCATATTGCTGATGAGCCCGGAATAGGCGCGGATATCAGCAGTTCATTTTTGGATAAATGTGAACGATGGACAGTATAA
- a CDS encoding SusD/RagB family nutrient-binding outer membrane lipoprotein, whose translation MKRLWTSFALLALMATTGCSKFDEINTNPETPETVKSSQLATRIVLNLTRQSRTKGFMQPYMLTKSVIWSEARDANQYNGWSSYDLSLTGINDAHFMAKFAENEGLAKSYDALMHFARAMKFFDQTMHVGEIPYKEALKGETEKIYFPKYDSQKEVFLGILNELELADKLFSEGINFAGDPLFGGNTGRWRKIVNSFALHVLIQLSNKENDVDLQVKSRFKEILTKKPVFTSNDDNFQVTHSDKAGQTYPFYKIDNSFIIYPAVSTEIIDRLKQWKDRRLFYYANPSQLQLDNGKKAGDFDAYTGIDPAVLFSSISGIMKTKDYSRLNDRYTELVEGEPTQQLGYAHLCFVIAEAAARGWIADAAVDWYKKGIEASMTFIGNNTPNTAQYHHGMPLDAAYITAAVANYATAFPSAREGQIEAIITQKYLASFLQGLIIPYYDYRRTGYPKWKINPSSNMNVNEPSKIPVRWKYPNIEYEKNRANVNEAVKRQFNGEDEVNQVMWLLKP comes from the coding sequence ATGAAAAGATTATGGACTTCATTTGCGTTGCTGGCCCTGATGGCCACAACGGGCTGCTCCAAATTTGATGAGATAAATACGAATCCCGAGACGCCTGAGACCGTCAAATCTTCGCAGCTGGCCACACGGATCGTTTTGAATCTGACGAGGCAGTCTCGCACCAAAGGATTTATGCAGCCTTATATGCTCACCAAATCCGTGATATGGTCAGAGGCCAGAGATGCCAATCAATATAACGGATGGTCCAGCTATGATCTTTCCTTGACAGGGATCAATGATGCGCATTTCATGGCGAAGTTTGCGGAAAACGAAGGCTTGGCGAAATCGTACGATGCCTTGATGCATTTTGCCCGCGCCATGAAGTTCTTTGATCAGACCATGCATGTCGGTGAGATACCTTACAAAGAGGCACTAAAAGGGGAGACGGAGAAAATTTATTTTCCGAAATACGATAGCCAGAAGGAGGTGTTTCTGGGCATATTAAATGAATTGGAGCTCGCTGACAAGCTATTTTCCGAAGGAATTAACTTCGCGGGGGATCCCCTGTTTGGCGGGAATACCGGCCGCTGGCGGAAGATCGTCAACAGTTTTGCACTGCATGTCCTGATACAGCTTAGCAATAAGGAAAATGACGTAGATCTTCAGGTAAAAAGCCGTTTCAAAGAGATCCTGACTAAAAAGCCCGTCTTTACCTCAAATGATGATAACTTTCAGGTGACACATTCGGACAAAGCCGGACAGACCTATCCATTTTATAAGATAGATAACAGCTTTATCATCTATCCTGCGGTGTCTACAGAGATCATAGACAGGCTGAAACAATGGAAAGACCGTCGCTTGTTCTATTACGCCAATCCATCCCAGCTGCAGCTAGATAACGGCAAAAAAGCGGGTGATTTTGACGCTTATACAGGTATTGATCCTGCGGTGTTGTTCTCTTCGATCAGTGGCATTATGAAAACAAAGGATTATTCACGGCTGAACGACCGTTATACCGAACTGGTGGAGGGGGAACCTACCCAGCAACTGGGGTATGCTCACCTCTGTTTTGTGATTGCAGAAGCCGCGGCGCGTGGCTGGATTGCGGATGCTGCTGTCGACTGGTATAAAAAAGGAATCGAGGCTTCGATGACCTTTATTGGGAACAATACACCCAATACAGCCCAGTATCACCACGGAATGCCTTTGGATGCGGCTTATATTACCGCGGCTGTCGCAAATTACGCTACAGCATTTCCGTCAGCACGCGAGGGACAGATCGAAGCAATTATTACCCAAAAGTATCTGGCAAGTTTTCTGCAGGGACTGATCATTCCTTATTACGATTACCGCCGTACAGGTTATCCGAAATGGAAGATCAATCCTTCATCCAATATGAATGTCAATGAGCCGTCGAAGATTCCGGTTCGCTGGAAATATCCAAATATTGAATACGAAAAAAATCGGGCCAACGTGAATGAGGCCGTAAAGCGGCAATTTAATGGCGAGGATGAAGTCAATCAGGTCATGTGGCTATTAAAGCCTTAA